A single genomic interval of Carassius carassius chromosome 24, fCarCar2.1, whole genome shotgun sequence harbors:
- the LOC132103658 gene encoding G patch domain-containing protein 4-like isoform X4, producing MGHKEGEQFTFHWWDHVFNKASSNLVVETGQNGVVVKKSDDGNDGLISNKKPRKAQQARSMLYGFFVKSATLLSGEEQSEKTAESDDSSSSSSSEDEDQKLDLSSTTKLSDTDLLKACGGRTAHKGARHRLTMSAKLARLEQQEQEFMIKYGKKNHTAETSTSNTDCLNPDGRPDIKEKTKRKKSKRQEERSENNIHEDKMTTRVLSSYDTEDGKPKKRKEFNDASVNDDMIADSEPKKKKRNRKEREAPEDRVDGDCSIDVNEAFTHKSEEQDTHLPTDDSMHKKKKKKRSKVAAEMADADEISEESTDAHSKQPQEGSTEYQQTSDNTFKKKKSSTMEHCEDVENSTTAMTVTEDASNEAQIMDTQTEGQENDRKKNKKMKRSKKE from the exons AACGGTGTGGTGGTGAAGAAGTCAGATGACGGCAATGATGGATTGATCTCCAACAAGAAGCCACGCAAGGCTCAGCAAGCCAGGTCCATGCTTTATGGATTTTTTGTCAAG TCAGCTACGCTGCTGTCGGGTGAGGAGCAGTCAGAAAAGACCGCTGAATCAgatgacagcagcagcagcagcagttctGAAGATGAGGACCAGAAACTGGACCTTTCCAGTACTACCAA GCTGTCAGATACAGATCTGCTGAAAGCTTGTGGAGGACGCACAGCACACAA AGGAGCCAGACATAGACTCACTATGAGCGCCAAACTGGCCCGGCTTGAGCAGCAGGAACAGGAGTTCATGATCAAGTATGGTAAGAAGAACCAcactgctgaaacatccacaagcaaCACCGATTGTCTAAATCCTGATGGACGTCCAGatattaaagagaaaacaaaacgCAAGAAATCAAAAAGGCAGGAGGAACGATCAGAAAATAACATCCATGAGGATAAGATGACGACACGGGTGCTTTCGAGTTATGATACTGAGGACGGCAAACCCAAAAAAAGGAAAGAGTTTAATGATGCTTCTGTGAATGATGATATGATCGCAGATTCAGAGCcgaagaagaaaaagagaaacCGCAAAGAGAGAGAAGCACCTGAGGATCGTGTTGATGGAGACTGCAGCATAGATGTGAATGAGGCATTCACACACAAATCAGAGGAGcaagacacacacctgccgacaGATGACAGCATgcacaagaagaaaaagaaaaaacggtCCAAGGTGGCTGCTGAGATGGCTGATGCAGATGAGATCAGTGAGGAATCCACAGACGCACACAGCAAACAACCACAGGAGGGCAGTACTGAGTATCAACAAACATCTGATAATACCTTCAAGAAGAAAAAGAGCTCTACCATGGAGCACTGCGAAGATGTGGAGAACTCAACTACAGCAATGACGGTAACAGAAGATGCTAGCAATGAAGCACAGATAATGGACACACAAACAGAAGGACAGGAGAACGACaggaagaaaaacaagaaaatgaaaCGAAGCAAAAAGGAATAG
- the LOC132103658 gene encoding G patch domain-containing protein 4-like isoform X3 — MGKRWAIRKASSLLSTGGTMFLIKPRPIWLWKQNGVVVKKSDDGNDGLISNKKPRKAQQARSMLYGFFVKSATLLSGEEQSEKTAESDDSSSSSSSEDEDQKLDLSSTTKLSDTDLLKACGGRTAHKGARHRLTMSAKLARLEQQEQEFMIKYGKKNHTAETSTSNTDCLNPDGRPDIKEKTKRKKSKRQEERSENNIHEDKMTTRVLSSYDTEDGKPKKRKEFNDASVNDDMIADSEPKKKKRNRKEREAPEDRVDGDCSIDVNEAFTHKSEEQDTHLPTDDSMHKKKKKKRSKVAAEMADADEISEESTDAHSKQPQEGSTEYQQTSDNTFKKKKSSTMEHCEDVENSTTAMTVTEDASNEAQIMDTQTEGQENDRKKNKKMKRSKKE; from the exons AACGGTGTGGTGGTGAAGAAGTCAGATGACGGCAATGATGGATTGATCTCCAACAAGAAGCCACGCAAGGCTCAGCAAGCCAGGTCCATGCTTTATGGATTTTTTGTCAAG TCAGCTACGCTGCTGTCGGGTGAGGAGCAGTCAGAAAAGACCGCTGAATCAgatgacagcagcagcagcagcagttctGAAGATGAGGACCAGAAACTGGACCTTTCCAGTACTACCAA GCTGTCAGATACAGATCTGCTGAAAGCTTGTGGAGGACGCACAGCACACAA AGGAGCCAGACATAGACTCACTATGAGCGCCAAACTGGCCCGGCTTGAGCAGCAGGAACAGGAGTTCATGATCAAGTATGGTAAGAAGAACCAcactgctgaaacatccacaagcaaCACCGATTGTCTAAATCCTGATGGACGTCCAGatattaaagagaaaacaaaacgCAAGAAATCAAAAAGGCAGGAGGAACGATCAGAAAATAACATCCATGAGGATAAGATGACGACACGGGTGCTTTCGAGTTATGATACTGAGGACGGCAAACCCAAAAAAAGGAAAGAGTTTAATGATGCTTCTGTGAATGATGATATGATCGCAGATTCAGAGCcgaagaagaaaaagagaaacCGCAAAGAGAGAGAAGCACCTGAGGATCGTGTTGATGGAGACTGCAGCATAGATGTGAATGAGGCATTCACACACAAATCAGAGGAGcaagacacacacctgccgacaGATGACAGCATgcacaagaagaaaaagaaaaaacggtCCAAGGTGGCTGCTGAGATGGCTGATGCAGATGAGATCAGTGAGGAATCCACAGACGCACACAGCAAACAACCACAGGAGGGCAGTACTGAGTATCAACAAACATCTGATAATACCTTCAAGAAGAAAAAGAGCTCTACCATGGAGCACTGCGAAGATGTGGAGAACTCAACTACAGCAATGACGGTAACAGAAGATGCTAGCAATGAAGCACAGATAATGGACACACAAACAGAAGGACAGGAGAACGACaggaagaaaaacaagaaaatgaaaCGAAGCAAAAAGGAATAG
- the LOC132103660 gene encoding C-type lectin domain family 9 member A: MEEELCYSTVCFKPFDNQKSTGMLAQLEESVYAEVNIKQSTSQTAPETSAAECSLDKSVLPAHDSLTEAKDATTPTFSVYRRATVILGLLCFLLLAGLTAVSIFNYIHMSKYNNILAQHIQEKATNLQLLADKEVLERERARLMTQGEQMNGTLDFILKKRRFLVDEYYQSTGNGVQCTPCFQNWIQNGSSCYYFMKDWPWKSWTESREYCKEYGAHLAIIDSVEEQEFINQHTQSYFDEYHGYWIGLSEKKEETWVWTTGAELKEGFWVYDPLKGYMECVLSMPSKNPLKSWISARCNMRNRYICEVEVLTWPTFLQAQQNQSGPST; encoded by the exons ATGGAAGAAGAGTTGTGCTATTCAACAGTCTGCTTTAAGCCATTTGATAATCAGAAATCTAcaggtatgt TGGCACAGTTAGAGGAGTCTGTATATGCGGAGGTGAACATAAAACAATCAACTTCACAGACAGCTCCTGAGACCTCAG CTGCCGAGTGTTCATTAGACAAATCTGTTTTGCCAGCACATGACTCTCTGACGGAAG CAAAAGATGCCACCACCCCAACCTTTTCAGTGTACAGACGAGCTACAGTTATTCTGGGGCTGCTCTGCTTCCTGCTGCTTGCTGGGTTAACAGCTGTCAGCATTTTCA ACTACATTCACATGTCAAAATACAACAACATTCTG GCCCAGCACATTCAAGAGAAAGCCACCAATCTGCAACTACTGGCAGACAAGGAAGTgctggagcgagagagagccaGGCTGATGACACAGGGGGAACAGATGAATGGCACACTGGACTTCATACTGAAGAAGAGACGCTTTTTAGTGGATGAGTACTATCAGTCCACTGGAAATG GGGTGCAGTGTACACCTTGTTTTCAAAATTGGATTCAGAATGGCTCCAGCTGTTACTATTTCATGAAAGACTGGCCCTGGAAATCGTGGACAGAGAGTCGGGAATACTGCAAGGAATATGGAGCTCATCTGGCCATAATAGACAGTGTTGAGGAACAG GAATTCATCAATCAGCACACCCAATCATATTTTGATGAATATCACGGGTACTGGATCGGactctctgaaaagaaagaagaaacttGGGTCTGGACCACTGGCGCTGAACTCAAGGAAGG TTTCTGGGTCTATGACCCCTTGAAAGGATACATGGAATGCGTTCTGTCAATGCCCAGCAAGAACCCACTGAAAAGCTGGATATCAGCACGTTGTAACATGAGGAATCGATACATCTGCGAAGTGGAAGTTTTAACATGGCCAACCTTCCTACAAGCCCAACAAAACCAAAGTGGCCCCTCAACATGA
- the LOC132103658 gene encoding G patch domain-containing protein 4-like isoform X5: MFLIKPRPIWLWKQNGVVVKKSDDGNDGLISNKKPRKAQQARSMLYGFFVKSATLLSGEEQSEKTAESDDSSSSSSSEDEDQKLDLSSTTKLSDTDLLKACGGRTAHKGARHRLTMSAKLARLEQQEQEFMIKYGKKNHTAETSTSNTDCLNPDGRPDIKEKTKRKKSKRQEERSENNIHEDKMTTRVLSSYDTEDGKPKKRKEFNDASVNDDMIADSEPKKKKRNRKEREAPEDRVDGDCSIDVNEAFTHKSEEQDTHLPTDDSMHKKKKKKRSKVAAEMADADEISEESTDAHSKQPQEGSTEYQQTSDNTFKKKKSSTMEHCEDVENSTTAMTVTEDASNEAQIMDTQTEGQENDRKKNKKMKRSKKE, encoded by the exons AACGGTGTGGTGGTGAAGAAGTCAGATGACGGCAATGATGGATTGATCTCCAACAAGAAGCCACGCAAGGCTCAGCAAGCCAGGTCCATGCTTTATGGATTTTTTGTCAAG TCAGCTACGCTGCTGTCGGGTGAGGAGCAGTCAGAAAAGACCGCTGAATCAgatgacagcagcagcagcagcagttctGAAGATGAGGACCAGAAACTGGACCTTTCCAGTACTACCAA GCTGTCAGATACAGATCTGCTGAAAGCTTGTGGAGGACGCACAGCACACAA AGGAGCCAGACATAGACTCACTATGAGCGCCAAACTGGCCCGGCTTGAGCAGCAGGAACAGGAGTTCATGATCAAGTATGGTAAGAAGAACCAcactgctgaaacatccacaagcaaCACCGATTGTCTAAATCCTGATGGACGTCCAGatattaaagagaaaacaaaacgCAAGAAATCAAAAAGGCAGGAGGAACGATCAGAAAATAACATCCATGAGGATAAGATGACGACACGGGTGCTTTCGAGTTATGATACTGAGGACGGCAAACCCAAAAAAAGGAAAGAGTTTAATGATGCTTCTGTGAATGATGATATGATCGCAGATTCAGAGCcgaagaagaaaaagagaaacCGCAAAGAGAGAGAAGCACCTGAGGATCGTGTTGATGGAGACTGCAGCATAGATGTGAATGAGGCATTCACACACAAATCAGAGGAGcaagacacacacctgccgacaGATGACAGCATgcacaagaagaaaaagaaaaaacggtCCAAGGTGGCTGCTGAGATGGCTGATGCAGATGAGATCAGTGAGGAATCCACAGACGCACACAGCAAACAACCACAGGAGGGCAGTACTGAGTATCAACAAACATCTGATAATACCTTCAAGAAGAAAAAGAGCTCTACCATGGAGCACTGCGAAGATGTGGAGAACTCAACTACAGCAATGACGGTAACAGAAGATGCTAGCAATGAAGCACAGATAATGGACACACAAACAGAAGGACAGGAGAACGACaggaagaaaaacaagaaaatgaaaCGAAGCAAAAAGGAATAG